The following DNA comes from Ricinus communis isolate WT05 ecotype wild-type chromosome 10, ASM1957865v1, whole genome shotgun sequence.
aatctaaatttaaatatctttcaacacaGCTGAAGCTTAATGATGTTCCCATGAATATAGCTAATACATTACAAAAACTGATTTAATAGTTATTCAAGGAAATTGTAATGGCTTTTTTTTcgttttctataaaaaaagatttaatccttttattttcaatattttaacattCTATCTCGATATTCTATTTCAACATGTGATATGCATTATGTGAAAAGATCCATTCCAATAAATGTTAATTGCACTAAAATGGTACCAAATGTATGTAagttcttttcttacttttttctgttgccttttcctttttttttaaaaaaaaaaaataattttttccatttttttatttataatattttaatattcttagttgtatataaattttaaataattttttaaagatttttattcataatctATTAGTATCTTACTTGTATATAAATTCTATTCCTATATTACAACTATATATTAtctttgtttattaattatattaaattattaaaagacaaaattaaccaataaatattaatatagtataaatactaataatcacctaaaaataatataattatttaacctATGCtagaaaaaatatgatatagtGATTAAGGATGTAACCATTAAACAAAAGCTACTGTTACATCAAAAGATAGCTAGTATCATAACTAGAGTTAGCACAATAATGACAGCTGATTATggtgaatatatattttgttaaatttctggaatattacttttttttttctaatttgtgCATCaatattgattaaaaaaatattaaccaatttcttaataagttttattaaaattttcatttaatttaaatttgatttctattaggtcttatttatttgtaaatttgtCAACAAACTATTTAAACAGACATATCATATTAACAATTTAACttcaaaaagtatttttttgagacattcaattttttatcataatcataattataatatatataaaaatataaagagacaaataaataaaattactgaAACATGCTTATAATCAATGTTGTTaatattgattgatttaatctttaataatttaatataatctataaaaaaaataatatgtattaGTAATATAGGGATAAAATTTGTGTTAAGATTAGTTAATTTggtcttttaataatttaatataattaacaaaagataatatatagtAGTAGTataggaataatatttatatataactataatactaaaagattatgaatataaaaatcaaataaacatttatttaaaatttgtaataataattaataaaaaataatatgtagtAGTAATATTGGGgtaaataaagtaataataatcaataaaaaatataatataaaaataaaggttGTATACAACTAgaatactaataaattatgaataaaaagtaaaaaatgtttatctaaattttgtaataagAATTCAATCCCTTTTCATTAGCTTTAATTgcatgaatttgataatataataaaaacaataattattaagcTTAACTtacatttttcataattaagttCTTAATTATGTTACGTTTTTCATAAAGTTTCAATCCCTTTTCCATTAGCTTTAATCAGTTAGTTAAATTCCTTTTTCCATTAGTTTTtcaattaatgaataatttttgaatttaattatatttggattaagattttaataatacttttaaGGTAATATTTTGGATAggattttaatatgtttttaagttaaattgtACAtagattaggattttattatataatcattgttattaaataatactaacaatagataaaaaaaaaaatcttatttttagttattttggtattatttattttttcaagcaTAAATTGtcatcataaaaaaagaagaggttagtaattcttttttttttttttataaattattgtgTTTTCTAATGGGTGTTATTTAGTTTACAAAAATGACAATGATTCCCATGAACTCTGgggtaatattattttaacatcAGTAACTAAAACAGacagtttaaaaataataaacatgaaaataattttaattaaggattattttaaactataattttatgaattttaataatcattagggatatttaaattttgtaattcttttttatagagAATTAATAATCTGCAGCATGaatatattactatttttatttaatttataaaaattctctctaaaaaaattaatttatgcaATTTCTAccatttaattacaaaattaacaaaattataacAATCATTAAAAGCAATAATATATTGTTTTGACATAAATTacataattgattaattacaaATTCACGACAGTGCCTTGCTTTTTCACCCATGGATTCATAGTCCGGTGGTTTATTATAAGGTGAAGTGGAAGCAACCATTGACAAGATTGCAGCGGCAATGGAGAAGGataagacaaagaagaaactCTCTCTCCAAGAATTTGTTTCCATCACCTCCCCTCTACTCGATTTGGAAAaggtttctcttttttttttttttttcaatttttatgtcCCTGCTTTCACTTTCaattgttaattgttattttgattgTTATCTATGAATTGTTTGAAAGGTAAAACctgaatctttttttttttctttattttgaaaaggaaGCTGAGATATCAGCTTCTATTAGTTCAGGAACATCAAGAAACTTGGATAATGCTCAAAAGAGAGGCTCTACAATTCTTAATTTGAAGTGTGTTGATGCGCAGGTATTGTTTTGTTTatgcaatatatatatgatttatttgtttttctttgcctgcattaaaatttgaatattttgctttttcttgttATGACTCTAGACAGGGCTAATGGGGAAAACTCTTCTTGAATTCCAATCTAATAAAGGAGATGTTCTTCCTTCTCATAGGGTAAGGAATCTATTACTGAAACTATCTGCTAGCTTTGATGTATGTGGCGATTTTTTTATCCATCAAATTCTTGACATTGGAGATTACTGTTGAAGTAATTTACACTAAAGTTGAGCTGGAGTTCAAATTGATGCCTGATGACATAGCTTTTAAAGTTTTCAGCTTTGAGTTTATGCGTGTTAATTTGTTACTTTGTGCATCATTTTAAGAACCATAATGCTGGTATTATCCTGTATTTTAAATTGGAACAATAGGGAGGAGGGATGGTTGTCTCCTCATATTACCTTAGGAATATAAAGCTGTAATTAGAAAGATGTAATtagtagaaggagtaaatatGTGATTGTTAATTTCAAGGAATTGAACTGGCATCAGTATATTTGACTAATATTAATGAACTAAATCGAAATATTTAATCTAGAAGAACCTTCTTTGACATGTGGTTAATTTGTTTACCTCGCTTTGCTTCCAATTGCCCTTTCACCCTCATAAAAGCTCATGTTATACTTTTTTCATTGTTGCAGTTTAGCACCCATGATGTGGTAGTTTTGAAACCAAACAAGGCTGATTTAGGATCTCCTGCTCTTGGACAAGGGGTGGTTTACCGGCTAAAGGTAGATTTTTCTATCATAGGAATGGAGTATTATGATGTTGTCATAGACAATCCTTTTTCTTGACTTGTACCTGAAACTTTTGACCTTGCACAGGACTCATCCATCACTGTTGCCTTTGATGATATACCAGAAGAGGGTTTAAATAGTCCCCTGCGCCTGGAGAAGGTGGCAAATGAGGTacacaatttaaattttctaattgcTTATGCATGTCTTCTGTTGGCTTTACCTGTTACAAGTTTCAAATGGTATTGTAAATACAACGTAAGTGTTTTGTGAGCTTGAAACTCATACTAGAAAAAATTTTCTATCAttaacattaatatttataagcaGTCCAATGTTGGATTATGCCAAGCACATAGCATCGAATTTCTTATTTACTATCATATTCTTAATCTGTTATCTAGTCTAGTATATATGTTGGCTTGTTTGGAAAAGCTATGAAGTCCAGAAAATGGGTGATAGAACTCCCTGTCATCACATCAAAGGACTGTCATGCAGGTAACATATCGGAGGATGAGGGAAGCCTTAATTCAATTGAGCAAAGGTGTGCAAAGGGGTCCTGCTGCTGATTTAGTTCCTGTCTTATTCGGAGAGAGACAGCCAACAATGTCAAAGAAGGGTGTTACATTTACTCCATTTAACTCCAATCTTGATCATTCTCAGGTGTGCTTTGCATATAAACATGcccttttatcattttaagggtgtcatatttcttttattcttcattACTCTACAATGTTCCCTCTAAAGTCATGAATTTGATGTTGATGGCATTAGCGTATATATAGACACCTCTAAGAATGATTCAAGATGCTTTAAATGTTTTTCTTCTggtctttattaatttttggtaCTTAAGGATATTtctgttttcctttttatcCTCTATAATTTGGGTGATTCAATTTCTTGTCCTATCATCAAAGAATCAAGTAGGTAAAGTAGTTCAAATTATTTCTTCTAAGTACATTTTCTTGCTTTATAGGAAAGCCTCTGAAAATGTGTTTGGTTTCAAATAATAAGTGTAATTCATGAAGTATGGCGATTATCACTGAGCTTGGATGTGCATGCTGCTGCTCCATTATTTGCTCTGTGCAGTAGTTATTAATTAGGCTTCATGAATCTCCGCAAGCTAAAGAACctcgtttcttttgtttgattttctttttggtcaAGAAAGATGCAATTTCAAAGGCCTTGTCATCAAAGGATGTATTCTTGCTGCATGGGCCCCCTGGAACTGGGAAAACAACAACTGTGGTGGAAATCATATTACAAGAAGTAAAACGTGGAGCCAAGATCCTTGCATGCGCCGCATCAAATATTGCAGTGGATAACATTGTTGAGCGACTTGTTCCTCACAGGTACAGAAAAATATTGATGCAATCGTAGGCTTCTCTGCAATCccaaaaattatgtttttcaGCATTTTAGATACAGCTTACAGACTTGAAAAGGTAAAATATTTCAGTACATAAgcataagaattttttttaatgtgcACTAATAATGATATAAGCACTTGAGTTTGGATTTTAAGGATCCTTCGCTTGTTATGCACATTGCCATGTGACACAGATGTTTGTTAACcacatttaatattattggaGGTATATTTTTGTGGAGGATAAGAGTTATGTATAACTTCATTCTTGGTTGTGCAACTTTTTTAGAGTAAAGTTGGTGAGATTGGGGCACCCTGCACGCTTACTACCTCAAGTGTTGGACAGCGCACTTGATGCACAGGTATATCAAGTTACTCAGTTTTTCAAAATAGAAAGATTAAAAGCTcgattttttttatctttcatgATAATCTGTTGAGGCACATGTCAATATGGTCTCCCAGTCACGAGTTTTTATTGttcatttaaaaatcaatGGAGAGTCAAGTGAAAGATTTTGCTCCCATCTTGTTACCCCGATACGTAATCGGGCCCACTTATGGCTCTTGTTTATGAAGATAGGTATTGTTAATTTGGTATTGTTAGTTTATACTCTTAAAATGTCTTTCAGCCAGTTATAAATTCCGAAATGTTCTTCATGTCTTCCAAATACTAGATAGTAAATGTGGTGATGTAAATGGGAAGTTCCTTCcttgtctttcttttcctgTAATGTTTCCTTCAAACTGGAAGGAGTTAATAACTGTGTTCTGCTGTGATGTGGATGGGAAATTCctcaatttcttctttctattttctttttctgcaatttctttttcaaaatgcTAGGAATTAGTAACACTGTTCCCCACATATTTGTACCAGGTTGGTGCTTTTTTCTTATGTATGTATTTTGTCCTCTGCTTTCAGGTTCTAAAGGGAGACAATAGCTCTCTTGCAAATGACATCAGGAAGGAAATGAAGGTAGATGTTTTAGATTACAGCTTACACTTGCTAGATTTCTATTTCTCCTATTTCAAATGGAAGGATAATTTTGAAGCTGCTGAACAATGACCATTTGACTATAGAATGTTGTTGCTATTATTTGCAGCAGTGAAGT
Coding sequences within:
- the LOC8278950 gene encoding DNA-binding protein SMUBP-2 isoform X3; protein product: MEKDKTKKKLSLQEFVSITSPLLDLEKEAEISASISSGTSRNLDNAQKRGSTILNLKCVDAQTGLMGKTLLEFQSNKGDVLPSHRFSTHDVVVLKPNKADLGSPALGQGVVYRLKDSSITVAFDDIPEEGLNSPLRLEKVANEVTYRRMREALIQLSKGVQRGPAADLVPVLFGERQPTMSKKGVTFTPFNSNLDHSQKDAISKALSSKDVFLLHGPPGTGKTTTVVEIILQEVKRGAKILACAASNIAVDNIVERLVPHRVKLVRLGHPARLLPQVLDSALDAQVLKGDNSSLANDIRKEMKALNGKLLKTKDKSTRRDIQKELRTLSKEERKRQQLAVTDGSRCILAGDHLQLPPTIQSVEAEKKGLGRTLFERLADLYGDEVTSMLTVQYRMHELIMNWSSKELYNSKIKAHPSIAAHMLSDLEGVKRSSATEPTLLLIDIAGCDMEEKKDEEESTLNEGEADVAVAHAKRLVENGVQASDIGIITPYAAQVVLLKILRSNEDKLKDVEISTVDGFQGREKEAIIISMVRSNSKKEVGFLSDRRRMNVAVTRARRQCCLVCDTETVTSDGFLKRLIEYFEEHGEYLSAAEYCNE
- the LOC8278950 gene encoding DNA-binding protein SMUBP-2 isoform X2, whose translation is MEKDKTKKKLSLQEFVSITSPLLDLEKEAEISASISSGTSRNLDNAQKRGSTILNLKCVDAQTGLMGKTLLEFQSNKGDVLPSHRFSTHDVVVLKPNKADLGSPALGQGVVYRLKDSSITVAFDDIPEEGLNSPLRLEKVANEVTYRRMREALIQLSKGVQRGPAADLVPVLFGERQPTMSKKGVTFTPFNSNLDHSQKDAISKALSSKDVFLLHGPPGTGKTTTVVEIILQEVKRGAKILACAASNIAVDNIVERLVPHRVKLVRLGHPARLLPQVLDSALDAQVLKGDNSSLANDIRKEMKALNGKLLKTKDKSTRRDIQKELRTLSKEERKRQQLAVTDVIKNADVGSRCILAGDHLQLPPTIQSVEAEKKGLGRTLFERLADLYGDEVTSMLTVQYRMHELIMNWSSKELYNSKIKAHPSIAAHMLSDLEGVKRSSATEPTLLLIDIAGCDMEEKKDEEESTLNEGEADVAVAHAKRLVENGVQASDIGIITPYAAQVVLLKILRSNEDKLKDVEISTVDGFQGREKEAIIISMVRSNSKKEVGFLSDRRRMNVAVTRARRQCCLVCDTETVTSDGFLKRLIEYFEEHGEYLSAAEYCNE